DNA from Rhinatrema bivittatum chromosome 1, aRhiBiv1.1, whole genome shotgun sequence:
agggaagagaagagaaggtgatagTGCCAGGGGtgggtggaaaggaaatggagGGTGATGATACCAGGAGACTAGCAGAAgcgggaaggtgatgatgccagaagtgggggcagagggaagagaagatgatgatggtgAAGGTGGCGGTGTTCCATGATGACGTCAACCCTGTgccaaaaaaggttgggaatcactgGAATAGATTGATGCTCCTTAATCAGAGCCACTGTTTTCTTCACCTTGTCTCCTGTACAGGGTGTATCTACCAGATGATTATACGCATCGTCACAAAGATCACATGCTCACAACTACACATGCATTTAAGCTGCTATGTAAGCAGCTGAAGTCCCAGCTATAGTTTCAAAACCTTTGTAAGTGGAGCATACCAGATGTTTCTCACATTCCTCCACCTCTCAACGGCTTCAGCTTTTGCATGTATTTATGCAAAAAATGCACCACATACTATTGATGAGCCACAATCCGAGCACTAAGCAGGGATCCCTAGAAGAACTCCCCCGCCTCCAACATTTTTGGATCCTTCCCAGAAAGTGTGTTACAATGACCATGAGTGTGTTTTGTATGCTTCAGTACTGACTCCATTACCAATAACTGAACTACCCCAAAACCTGGAGAAGCCTGGATCTTATAATTTAATTCAAGCTTTTCGGTCACCAGAAGGCATGATGCCAGTGACTGCCACATCCTCTCTTACAGGTCCTTGAGGAGCCTATGCATTAGAAGGGGCACAAAATATGTTGGAGATTAAAGAAACTGAAGAAACTCGACAGCATCTGCTCTCAGGTCTTACTCCTCCTGACAATGATGGACAGAGCCTTCGCCAGCTTATCCAAAAAACAAGAATAGCAGAGATCTTCCATAGGAGAGGTATGCTGAGGCAAGACTGGTAGAGGATCTGAAAGAATCTCTGTGAAAtcttgctgccccccccccccccatccaatgAGTTATGCTGAGTCATGATCCCGACTAACATGACTGAGTAGAGGACTTCTGCTGATAGGAGAGGGAAGCATCTAACAGGAAGTTAGAATAAACTGATCCCACTTCTTCCCCTTCTGATTAATGAAGGGACTTCTCTGGAGGAGGTAATTCTACCACTTCAGGGAGGGGACTTACTCCCACTGACGGAAGACTCTGGGGCAAAGTATGAACTTCTGGGGAAATTTGACAAACTCCGCTACGTGGGAAGATTTCCCCCATCTCGGGCAGGAAAGACTCCAATCTCCCTCTCCAGCCTTCAGGACTTAAagaggcaaagaaattcttcaccagTTCCAACAGCTGGGATCCCACAGGCTGAGGGACCCTTTGTGCTAGACTTGGAGGAGAGATCCTCTTCTGAAACCCAGATTGGCTCATCCTCACTAAGGGATGCTGATGCTGGTGGCACCAAGCGGGAATGAGGCTGCAATTCTGACAACAGAAGCAGCCAGCTCAGCGTTGCTCTGCTCCAGCTGTTCAACACCAGATCTGTTCACAGGCACCAGTAAAAACTTTTTCTACATTATAGCAGGACTCTTGTGCTTATGTGACGGGGTGCTCTGCTCCTCCAACAAAGAAGTCTTAGGAGGCTGGACCAAAAgaggcacactgagctgatgaaaCAGACAGCAATCTGGACTGCATCAGATATAGACAGAACAGACATCTCAGTACCATGGACATCCAAGTCATAAATGACAGCACCTGCGATAAGGAGACAACCTCCTGTCCTGGGGCTGAGGATGGTTCTTCTCCGACAGAGCCCCACACTGATAATGCTGGCTTCTTCGGTACTGAGGAAGGCAGCCCCAAGAGGATCCTTTGCATCTGCCTCTTCTGCACCTTTACTATTTGACTTAATATACTGCATTTCTGAAATAATCAATGTGGTTaacaaaaaattaacaaaaatcaataaacaattcaatgtaaaataaaaacagtaatattaaaaaataatacaaaagacACACTAACACCATATAAACAAGTTGTACATAAAACAAAGCAGATAATCCACTGAATAATCACAGCCCAGCCAAACTCAATCGCCTGACCTGTGACAGATCTAGGAACCAGCAACAGAGGAAGTCTGGGAGCCTTCCCAGACTTgtgggaaaggagaagaaaacaaTCACACCTTGACTTTCTGTGCTGAGATTTCATTGACACCTATCAGAGAAAAAAGGACCATCAGTAGCTGCACAAGCATAGATTCTTTAATGCAGGAAACCAAAGCAAAAAACAATCAGATATTCTCCTGACTTATAACTGCAGAAGGAAACAACCAAAATAGGCAAGATACAAGTTCTCTTACCCAGAGGCAGAGACCCAAAACAGCTAGCAGTTCTTCTGGTGCTTCATTAACTCAAAGTATACTGCAAATCCTCAGGAGATGTTATGCCAGCAATGGCACTTCCTTGCAGGCTACAATTTAAGTACAACTGGTGTAACAGGGGAGGTTTTATTCACAGCCAAATGAGATTCTGGCTGGGTCTAGCCCTGCCCATAGCAGCTGGGAAGCTATTAAACCTTTGCGTTCCCAATTCCTCATGAGCCAGTATAGCTCCTCCAGCAGGGTTTCAGACACTCATCACCCAAGGCCAGGGGTTCAAAACCTCACACTACCTTATACACCACATTCAGCGATTCTGCTGCTATACCTTGTACTGTAGGTTTGGGTTATTTGATCGTGCCTTCCACGGGTTCTCCATTTTCCAGAGGCAGTACTGTTACACCCCTGAGGACATCCTACCAAGATTATCCATTATATACTAACAAGGGCCCTTCTGATTGTCTTAGTTGGACCTTCTTGTGATTCCAAGTGTTTCAGAGACTACATTAGAGAAGCAATGAGCTACAGCTTTTTGAGTGGTAGCATCCAAAATATAGAACTCTAACCAGCTAGAGAGGAAAGTCAtggaaaatttaattttttttagaaaacaagtGAAGGCTTGGCTGTTCCAGTATGTTTTCAGGTAAAAAGGTTTTATCTATCTaattactttattttaacatgaAGTAATTTTTCATGaggatgtttttatattttgatcGTAACCTTTTCTTATTAACTACTCTTAGGATTTATTATTgtcattttaatttcattcttaATCCTGCTGTAAACAGCATTGGAGATTTTATCAAATGCAATCAATGCATGTAATAATGTGTATCTATGATAGTACATCCGGTGTCCACAAATACAGGCCTTAAAGCCACTGACTGTATGCAGTCTTCTTAGCCTTGGGCTTTTCCATACTACTATTTTTTTGTGTAGAACTCAAGAATTCTGTTAAGGAGCTACAAAGGcagcagcaaaaaacaaaaaagatgtaACAAGGCAAACTGAGGCCAAGAATCAGCCCAAACTAATCTTAAAAAAAGAGACCGTGGGAACATGTTGAAGCAGTCAGTAGCTTGTTTGAAGTAAGACTAGGGGGCTCATGAATCAACAATCTGCACACACGTGCTCAGTAAAACTTTTACTGAGAGCTGGGTCTATGTCAGCGCAGCCAGATGGCATTACCCACACATTATgctgattcatgcctgcttgttgacagaaaaTGCACACATGGTAATACCATAGAGAGCAAAGGGGTATGatcatgtaacaaaaaataatatttattttttatatattatacatATTGTCAAAGTCTGAACTCTTCtcaataattaaacatttttgtagCATAAATCCAACACATTACAGAAGCTGAAAACGCGGTTTCCATACAACCAATTAGATCCTGGTAGAAGCATGGAGctgaatcttaaaaaaaaacaaactgtagggattttatgttattttctatCTTAATGCAGCCAGCTCTTTCCTCATAGCTCTGTTCCTGAAGCCAATTTGGAGGGTGTTCCATAgccttagatcagtggttcccaaatttCTTATATGGGGATCCTTATTTTAAGGGTCCAGCTTTAGCCACTTCCCACTGAGAAACAGTTGTGCCTACCCATCAAAGCATGAACAGTTGGCTAGTAAAGGCTACCTACCATAAgaaccacacacactcacacatcagACACAGTGGGCGTGGAtgggaaaagaaagaacaggatTGTGAAGGGGGAAGAGGTGATGAAGGAAAGTGGcaaggagaaaagagaaatacAATGAAAGTGGAAAAAGGATGGAGAGTAAAAATTCAAGAACGTGAGGAAGAAAAGAGGACCTTCAATATTTTCTGTTACATGTGAGCATAGTAGAAGTCATTGCGCAGAGTCTGGTGCTTCTTGCTATACATAGATGCCATCAGCAAGGGATCCTTTGTGAAAAACAGtgtgagaaccactgttttagatCACCTGATAGGACAAAAGCCAggcggcaccattttgaaaaatggccactGCTCGAGCCTAAGGGGGGGCTCTGGGCCCTCACTGCCCCACCAATGAAGATTTGAAAAGTAAAGAGTAAGGTCCACTAGGGAGCATTTTTTCTGTAAGAAGGGTGTCCGGGGTGGTCCACTCGATCACCAGGGCATTATTTTTAACAGATGGAGGGACCTAGTTTTCATGTGACGAGCTGGGGGTAAGGGGCAGGGTGTTGCCGCAGGTAGaataaaagtttattttcttttttaaacaacgTACTGCCTCCAATAGTGGCTGATGGGATAGTTCTAAGCAAGACCCCTGGCGGCTTTTACTTGACCCGGGGGAGTCTCAGGCCCGAATGGCCGCTTTAAGGTTAGGTCATGGGTACCTCAGGATGTACATTTATTTCCTGCAGGTGCTTCAGGACATTAACAACTCCTCTGTTAATTTCGAGTCAAATAACAAGGCTTGTGAAATTTTCGTCAAGCCACgttatttgatttatatattttaggGTAGCAAGGAGTGGTGCGGGGTATACAATAACACGAGGGATTTGAAATACCTTACGTTATATCTACCTCtatatctctctttctctatatatatatatatatatatagagagagagagagagagagagagaccaatattcagttgcccatttagtggacaagttatctgcctaaagttagttatttaatttatattacatttttctGGTACTTTTATTCAGATGTTGGTGGTATTTCCTTATCTCTAGAGGGCTTAATAATCTAACAGCCTCATTCAATATGCTGCATTAGGCCATTTAACGCACTGTAAGTGGCCTAAGGTAGATATAACGTAAGGTATTTCAAATATATATTACTAACCAATATTCAGatggccatttagtggacaagttagccTGAAAACTTGTCCTAGATATTCACTGAGATAAActttccactgaatatccccgattACAGTTACCAGGCtaatcttagctggataactttaaacataaccggatatattcaaaagaatataaccgGTTAAATAGCgatgctggtttaaaaaaaaaacaacatcgTGGGCATACAAGCCCAAACCtctctcctgcctccctcccacccgaaCTCCAAAGAATCTCCGGGTCTGAACCTGACAACCCCTGCCCCAtctctgtttaataaaaaaataatagtggagtttttgttttgtttttttttttttttttatttcttagctGCACACTCCACAGCCAGTTAATCCCCACTTTCCCGCCTGCTGTTCccagttcactttttttttttttttccttcaaaatcTTCATGCTCTCCAGTTGCCTCCCCCAATGCCCatccctttcccttccaccccctgtacCTTAATGTGTAGCATTTCTTCCACAGGGATCATGGTAGGACCAGGCCCAGTGCCTCTGCCGTTGCTAGGTTACATGGAGTAGCCTAGCAACAGCAAAAGCACTGGGTCTGGATCCCGGTAGGACACTACCGCGAACCGGGCTGAAGAAATGCAACACATTAAGGTacaaggggtggaagggaaagggctGGGGTAGGTGTTGAGGGAGAGGAGACATCTGGAGAGCATGATAATTTGGGGGGGAAACGGCAGCAGTGGGTGGGGAAGGAGAAATTAACTGGCTATAAGACTAGCagcactaatatatatatatatgcatataatttttattaaacATAGAGATGGGGCTGAGCCCAGCAGGTTCAGAGGTCCTTTGGTTCTCAGGTGGGAGGTAGACAAGGGGACAAGTCTGGGCCTATAGGCTcgcaatgtttattttttaaccagGAATGCTACTTAACTAgcgatattcttttgaatatagccagttaagtgtaaaattatccagccacacaaggttggataacttcagacctgccctgaagcaggtctgaagttatccaactaacttagccAGTTACAGTTGAAAATCAGccgagttagccaaataactgcCACGCCCCGGAACACTCCCAGAATTCCCCTTATTTATCCGGCTACATTTCAACCGAATAatgacttaaccagctatatcttagctggataactgccTGAATATCCCACAACTtgccatttagcaggataactgttatccatctaaatggcttttgaatatctaccccatttaTTTTAGTGCATGTACAATATTCTTTATGTTTGAACACATCCTATTAGAATGGACATCACTACCGCTACTAAGAACTGCAAACCATGTCCTGCTCTGGGAACcctggaatataaaaatcttatTCCCTTACTGCAGGGATCCCCAAACTCAGCCCTTTGGGTTTTCAGgaattccacaatgaatatgcaggagaccTATTTGAATACAAGGGAAGCAGTGcatacatatttattatggaaatcctgaaaacctaacttgGTTGCTGTCCTCAAGTTTGGAAAGTCCTGCCTTACTGTCTAAGAAGCATCcacatatgaataaaatgaggaagTGATCCAATACCTGCTTCTAGCGCtccacagattttaaaatatcaggaaagtaattatttaaaatgaaaactaAGTAGTTTGAGCtcaatttaattatttatataaccataattgatttattttgcatataattttgtttttttcggaTGTGTAATCCCCAGGGCATAGTCAATTTTCCTCATCTGCACTACAGGAGTGTGGAAATGCTCAACCATAGTTTCTTTCCTTCTCTACATAAAGAACAGTTGGGGCTGGCGTAACCATCAGGCAGCACTAGGCGGTCGCTTAGGGCAGCATCAGTTGGCGGGGCACTATCGGGGTACATGACGGTGcctttttcaaaatgtgaaagaaggagaaaggggCAAAAGCAATCACTAGGTTTGTGCgacaagaaagaaagagagggtgaCCATAACTCTAAATATCTAGCACTGTCAGAGTGCACATTCAACTCAGAGGGGTTTGGGGgtggcggtgttacattggtctgcctggGGAGCTACAAACCCTTACACCGGCCCTGAGCACAGTTAGGATTAATTGCCCAAAGCACTTGCCACCTACTTACAGCAGCTTTAACATGTTCTTGAACTCAAACCTCCCGCTTagtattttggaaaaaaacaCTGACCTCTCATTCTAACTGTCCCTATTTAAGTGTCAACAAGATCCTTTGATGAGTAGGCTACTCTACCACTGTCACAGGTATTGCTTTTCTGGCTGTGTACCTCAGTCCTGTTTTTTTCTTACCCCTTTTTCCTGCAGCTACTCTAAAGAGTGCACATCTGTGCTGGCATGGCCTCCCTAGGTTTCTGGAACAATGAGACGATGGGCCTGTATCAACACCTGAACTTCCAGGCACAAAAGATATATCCCTTCCATGATGGCTGGAACACAGCCTGCTTCATCATCCTGCTTCTTTTCATCATGGCTGTGGTGTCGCTTGTACTGCTGGCCTTCCTCTATGAGCTGctcaactgctgctgctgcatcaaGGACATGTCTGTCAAAGACATGGAGAGCCAACCTAACCCTGTCAGGTCCCTGCTCTCCACCCTGAAGCCAAAGAGACAGACCGAGGTGGTGTAACAAACCTCTACCTTACTGGCTGGAAATACATACTGAGAAGACTGTCCAGGAGGGTCCCAACGTCAAAAGGCAGATGACGTGTGCTTTTTTATATGGCCCTAAGcattttaagttatttatttattcatttgcttGTGATGGATTTGACTAAatggcaaagaaagaattttatAGCCTGGTTCTGAAATTTTCACTGATATCTAGATCAGTGGTGACTCTCCACCACAATCCTAtcagattttgtttgatttaCTTTATATTTGTCTGTTCTTCTCtgcaccaaaacaaaaaatagagcATCTGTTTCCTCAACTAAAGCAGCTTCAGCCTTGCATATAAGAGGACTGTATTGCACTAGCTTGGTTAAAACTTGCTTCAGCCTTTCACTGAACAGGAGACTTAAAATAgtcaacaaaagcaaaaaatatgtttaaaaagcCCCCAGACTCAAAATGTTCAAAGCCTCTTTACTCTAGTCCCTATTCCCTCAAATAGAAAGCATAAGGAGTCACAGAAAACTAGAATGTGACAATTTATTGTGTGTTTTTAAAGCAagccaattttaaaatgttttactcCTTTGTGCTTCCTGTTCGCTATTGCATTTATATTCTACCAGCAGGAACAATCTGCAGAAAGAGGGAACTCTTCCACATGTTTCAAGTGTCACAGTTACTCTATGACTTTTGATTTGTTAGTGCAGCATTTCCCAGCCACAGAAAAGTCACACTGTCTGAAGCTCAGATTCAGACCAGCACTTGGGGGCTCTGCTCTCGGTACCAAGAGTCACCAGCAGTGGCTCAAACATATAGGCAATCCTTTTGAGCACATGTGCACTCATGCATGTCTCCACTTCCTATAATATAAGCCCCAGTGTTGTGGTAGTTAATGGGTAGAATGCAGGGCACAtatagctgggccctgctttgtgcaatacacacattgcacacagcaccATCTCTTCCCCTTCCTGAACCTCCTCCTTTGAGTCATTCCAGCCTCagccttatccccaggctgagtaaCACAAGGAGTGTGTGTGCACTGAGAGCTGGATGTGACTTAATGAGTATTGGTAGCAGCAAtaatgaaggagctctggcagctgcCTGCGTCACATcaacttctctcttctcctgcattTATATAGAGAGGGGACGCACTCATTGCAATGAGTTCATGCGTgtctaccctctctccctttgttttaagtTTTGGGAGAAAAACTGGTTGGACTTTCAGCGCGTCCCTAGTTCTTCTTTTGACTGTgcgagtcctctccatgtccataTTGCCTGCCCAGTGGAAGCTGGTGGGTCAcgcaacatttttgttaatatgcCTTGGGCTTGTAAAGGTTGGGTAAacactgtgtttgtgcattttaTGCTAACaaacatatttatgtattttgttaCTCTACGACAGTGATGTCACAGGCAGAGACTAGAAAGCaggcaaacaaacaaaataagtgCAGGGGGCAGAGTCCTCCTCTGCCACAGTGGGAAACCCTTCAGCCCCAGATCCTCCCTCCATCTTGGCTGGAAAGAGAAGTGTCCTGGAGACTCTGCTGTCACTTATCGCAGCACAATGCCACTTCACCTTGGCACAGCCACAGCAGGCCTGAGCATCCAGAGCCAGCCACGCTGGTGCAGATACAGGCTGGAGGGAaggaaaaagactgaaggggatggagcatctggaggaagggaaaaaaagacTCAAAGGGGAGActcaaaggagagaggagaacagctgggaggaGGGTGAAAGCATAAAAATGTGCTTTACGTTCCCATGACGTAGacttgtttttatttggtttcttTTTTGAATCCCCATTTACTGGCAATTCCCAGGCCTTCCCTGGTCTTTAAATATAAGTAGGGCTGCTAAAATTAAAGAGAGACCCACCAAATTTCAGATAGAGATTGGATATTGAAGACATAGAACAATCAGTGAGGCAGTGGAAATGGAAAACCAGAagcaataaaaagagaaaattgcaAAGCTGTTTTAGTTCCTATTCACCCCTTACCCCCTATTCCTTAAAAACAGTAGATCTCATAATTTATGGGACATAACTCTGGTAATTACTTTTAATCTGCTCCTAAGTAGTGGTGAGCAGGACTGATGAAAGTTGCATCAAATGTTAGCCtctcaagaaaaaaaacagtaccCCTCTATTTTGCAGGACCTGAATTATTCCACCTTCCAGGATATaagatatgcaaaaaaaaaaaagcagaggaaaaTAGAATCTGCTAAAAACAGCTTTGGGGAAATTATAACATTGCTACTCCACGAGACATATTTTATATCTTGAAAGGATGGGCTTTTACAAAAGCCCGGAAATGACAGATATAATCTGAATGGGTATTCAACATCCTGTGATCTGGAGTGCACGGATACCAGAGACCATGTATGCTGTCATTACCCACACAGAGCCTTTTATAGCACCATCTTACAATGATATACTTCACACTTAGAATAAAAATGGCAACATGAGACAAGAGTCATTCAGATACACATGATCGTATACTAGGGATTCTACGcttaataaaagaaagaaaacgtAACATGGTAAGCTCTGAATATGCTGTGCTGGGATGATGTTTGTCTGCTAAGGTGTTCTTTAATGCACACATGACCATACACATGAGGAAGCAGTGACCAATGACACGGCAGCAATACACAAAGACATCATTGTGcttatacctgggaactctctggatttaaCCCAGAAACTCCAGATTTGGAGACCGGACAGCCCTCAGGATCTCCGGGTCCTTCATCGCTGACTTTTCTCAGctgctctttcctctctctgtgcTGAGAAGATGGTGGGCCCTAGGACAGAATATGTGGCAAGAGGAAGTCTGATGATTGGTTCTAGCTCTCACAATGAACCAATCAGAAgggccaaaaagcggaatataaatcaaataaataaaataaaaataaagcagcaAAAGGCAGGGAAGCACTTTCTTGTCACCAGTCCTGCATGGATCAAGGTAAACGAGATGGAGAGGAGACAGCAAGAGAAAGTattgagtgagtgagagattcATGGTTGGGGAGGGGTAGAGGGAGAAATACTGAGTGTGTATTGGAGGCCAGAGAGGATAGAATGAGAAAATATAtatgggggggaagggaacagtgaGAGGAGAGAACAAGAGAGTGTTTGAGGGTgcaagtgagagtgagagaggagagtAGCGGGGCGTAAGGATGGGAAGAGCGTGGTGCAAGCAAGGGGAGAGCAAGTGCATgtatggagggagggagaagaagagaagtgaaagagcatgtgtgggGTGCAGGAGACATAGAGAAGGACAAGAGTGTGAGAGGATGTGAAAGAGCAAGAATTGGGGTGGAAGagcaagaggaggagggagaaggcaaTAATAGGAGAGAGGGTTGGAAAATGACAGCAAGGGGAGGGAGCGA
Protein-coding regions in this window:
- the SMIM18 gene encoding small integral membrane protein 18 — protein: MASLGFWNNETMGLYQHLNFQAQKIYPFHDGWNTACFIILLLFIMAVVSLVLLAFLYELLNCCCCIKDMSVKDMESQPNPVRSLLSTLKPKRQTEVV